CCGCCCCGACAGGCCCAGGAAGAGAGGGCGGGAGTCGTACCAGAGCGAGATTGAGTTCCTCGTGGAGGGAGATGAGTCGAGGCTGTCGGGGGACCGGGTGGATGCGGGCAGCGACCGGGACGAGATGGAGCAAGAAAGGGCCCTGCTGGAGAGCGACCGGGCTGCCCTGGAGAGCGAACGTGTGGTCCTGGAGCGCGAGAAGATGGTGCTGGACAGGGAGCGGGCCGGGATGGAGAGGGAACTGGCCTCTCTGGACCGGGACAGGGCGTCTCTGGAGAGGGAGAAGGCCGCCGTGGAGCGGGACCGAGCATCGGTGGAGCACGAGCGCGCCCAACTGGAGAAGGAGCGGGCTGAGATGGAGAAGGATAGAGCGAAGCTGGAAAGGAACCGTGCTGCCCTGGAGAGACAGCGGGGGGGCGTTGTGGGTGAGCAGGAGGGCGACCGGGACGACTCTGGCCAAGAGAGCGAAAAATCGGCGGAAGCAGAAATGGAGACGGCGTCTCTAGAGAGGAGACAGAAGTTCCTGGATTTGTTCGAGAAGCTGATCGAGAACTTTTAGAAGGTGATCGTGTCCAAAAGAACTGAATTCTTATCACGTGTAGATAGAGTCCGTACAGTGTGCAGAGGTTTGGGCGacttggtcaaatgacgtttgtTTGGAGACTAATAACTTAACACACcgtctacagagacacacttctgcacattttaatgcacagttactgtttgtttgctgaatttaacatattgggggaaaaataactaataatgtggcttgtgtaaaagttatggcacactttatatttatgtttttataaataaatcgGCACTGTCGATGATCtccagttttgttgtttttcatttttttgatatcatttgaaaaCGCCAGctaccctttatattgtgtgaatattttgcTAGGATTGGACGactagaaatggtccaaaattactcgGAAGAAATATTTggtacattaacttccattagcATTAAAGGGGAGCTCCACCGATTTTGCCCAATGACTGACTCCTTCGATAGTCCCGATTTAaacagtctttcagagtggtttagtgtgaaatgcgcctttctagagaaattcaGAGTCAGAGTTGCTGACCATTGTACtagtaggaaccagacgtccttaTCTCTACACTACAAATGtcaccattttatctgctctccAAAGTGACCAGTGAAGTTACATGGGTCTTATAAGGTTTTATGTCAGGCTGacaatagtaaaatagtgcAAAAGTCAAAAAAATAGTTTAGTCACTACAAAAGCACCTGAGCGCTGTCTGCATTGATCTCGGGTGAGATGCGGTTTTGAGAGGAAGCACTGAAGTAATCCTGAAGTAACAGTTTATACAAAAAATAGGTTTTAGCACAAAATGTTAtaacaaaactatcacaaaacaaagTCTCGGGTATCAAGCAGTGCGCtcataaacattttatatgaTAACAGGATGTagcttttctccttctcctgtaaagctgttCCATCAGTGATGAAATACAAATTCTGCACAAAAAAATAGCTGAAAAAACGTAAAATTTAggataacactttatttagatAGTCCACTTCAGATGGTTCATAGACActtaagttacattcaactaaaatATCTAATGAATAGACCAGGAGGCTCTAATCCTGACCCttactctaaccttaacctcaacccagagTCTAACCCTGTTCCGGTGCCTAACCCTATATTGGCAGATAGTTtggctggtttcaagcacatttcttaaaacaaacaaaattacatcaggcgtaacatcatgaccacctcctcgtttctgcgctcactgtccactttatcagctccacttactgtatagctgcactctgtagttctacagttacagactgtagtccatctgtttctctgatactctgttaccctgttcttcagtggtcaggacccacatggacccttacagagcaggtactgtttgagtggtgggtcattctcagcactgcagtaacactgacgtggtggtggtgtgttagtgtgtgttgtgctggtctgagtggatcagacacagcagcgctgctggagtttttaaacatgccagtgtcactgctggactgagaatagtccaccaaccaaaaatatccagccagcagagtcctgtgggcagcgtcctgtgacccctgatgaaggaccagaggatgaccaacacaaactgtgcagcagcagatgagctgtcgtctctgactttacatctacaaggtggaccgacaaggcaggagtgtctaatagagtggacagtgaccagcacaacacacactaacacaccaccaccacatcagtgttactgcagcgctgagaatgacccaccacccaaacagtacctgctctgtgagggtccatgggggtcctgaccattgaagaacagggtaaaagggggctaataaagtatgccaatatagtgagataattttagtTAATATGATTACCTGAAACTGTCTAGAAATGATCTAAATAATCCCAAATTAAGCTCACAACAATCTcagcaggagaaatattagaagATCTATCGACTATTTTTGAGGTTTTACTGGACGTTTaagattttctgcagtgcagAGATTCATCGCTTTGAGTTTTGCAGCGCAGCATAAGCCGTCAATGAAAACGTTAAGCCACCTGTGTTGGAGCGGTCATGAAGACAACTTTATTCAATTGTGGTATTTCCATACAAAGCACACATTACCGGGCCAGTATAATAGCCCCCCACCGTCCCCATTGCCCCCCACACAGTACAAtagttttgttcatttgaagGCTGTTGCCTTGTGGTCAGACAAACATTTTGAATCGTTCTATACCAAATACTGCAGTTCACATACAAAAGTTttcagaatatatatattttttatattacaaTGCAGACTTTACAACAAAGTGTTTGTGTTATAATGCTTCTTTTATTGCATTAATCAATTTTACCTTCCAAATTCATCGAGCACCAGCTTCAACTATCGTCAAGCTATGCGagtttcccaaaaaaaaaaaaagtgttagaATTACATGAATATTATGAATATTAACAAtatatcatttttctttttctttacaaaacaaacataattagtcatgtttatttcattacttatttcatttatttgccaTGGCCAGTGAAACAAGTGGAACAGCTTGCGCTCACTTGTGTGATGGGAGGCTCAATCTTCTGTGCAAGAAATGTTTCTTTTAATCGTCTCCGTGAGTTTGAGCAAGAAAGCGCCACTGCCTTCTTTGATTTAGTCCAGATTGTAACGAGTTAGTAGGAGTTTTAGTGACGGACTCCAGAGATCCAGAGGTTTATTGCACATATTTGTACATGTGggagaccaaaacaaaacaaaacgaaaGGAACTGAAAAAATGGTGTTGAGAGGAACGAGCAGCTGATGAGTGGAAGTGTGTGAGAACCTCCAGTATAAGACAGCCATTCATATGCAAGTGTTTACTCCAGcccaaagtaaaaaaaacaaatcgtTGGAAACTCTCACAGAGGTTTTggtgtgtatctctctctgtgtgtgtgtgtgtgtgtgtgtgtgtgtgtgtgtgtgtgtgtgtgtgtgtgtgtgtgtgtgtgtgtgtgtgtgtgtgtgtgtgtgcgtgcgcttAAATTAGGGCACCGACTGGAATACGCGGCAAACACACGTAAGCCTGCGGGGTTCTGCTGAGGTTGATGGGGTTGCCGTCCAGGCGGACGTCCTCCAGCGCTCTCCGAATGTAGTTCAAGTCATTCAGATGGCAGAAAGTGTCCTCATGTATCATCTGGATGTTGTTGTTCTGCGGGAGACATTGTTAACAGAGAAATATGtcaggggggttggggggttatgactaattttatattttttttatatcttaaaatctaaaacacattaatagaaactgtgcactaaaatttgcattttAGTTTTGGTTTGAATTGAGGACTCAATCTTAAACAACTGCGCGTGTTCTGATGCATTAAACTTGTACATTTTGCCGGATATAAAGACGTGTTCTCAAGTCAAACCCCCAGATTCAGTCAGGGATGACGACAGGTGAGACGTTCTACCACTGTGGTGGCAAACGGGCACCAGCACCACCACgtcggtgttactgcagtgctgagaatgatccaccacccaaatagtacctgctctgtgagggtccatgggggtcctgaccactgaagaacagagtattagagtatcagagaaacagatggactacagtctgtaactgtagaactacagagtgcagctatacagtaagtggagctgataaagtggacaataagtgatacttattagtcccacaagcCCATCCAAGCAGTGAAACGCCCACATACATgtacactagtgagcacacacactaggggggcagtgagcacacttgcccggagcggtgggcagccctatccacggcgcccggggagcagttgggggttaggtgtcttgctcaaggacacctcagtcatgtactgtcggctctggggatcgaaccagcaaccttccggtcacagggctggttcccaaacctccagcgCACGACTACTGAGCGTAGAAtgaaggaggtggtcagaatcgTATGTGATTGGTGTATCTATTTGAAATAATTTTGACATTGGACAGATAATAAATTAAACTGAAGCTCAAATATCAAAACTTgtttcacataaaaataaaaccgtCTGCGAAGTCAATCGTGACTacaaatgactgaaatgatAAAGTAGAGGAGTAATCCTAAGCTAGTTTGGTAAAAGAAGAAATGATGAACAGATTGACGTTGGTTTGTTTATGATGATGTCATGGGGTGAGATGGAGAGATGCGAGTCCGGAGGGCGGTGCCGAGCTTGATGTTCTCGTTTTAGTGATTGGCTGAAGGTGCGTGGTCAGAGCCAAAGGCTGTGCGCAGCATCCTTAGGGTTGGTGCCAGCTGTTTACATGAAGGCCCAGGTCAGCGGTGAAACTGTCGCAGGCTTGTCAGAGTCGTTATTTCGACTGGGATCAAATCTTTCCCAAAACGTGTCATTTTCACAGGCCTggttttattattctctgagtGATGTGAGTGTAAAACACACGCTGGCTATGCTGCTCATGTCTCCATGAACGTGACACGCATTGTCAGGTTCCTTGTGTATGCAGTGTTTATGCATCATCGTTCGACCTGctgtcatgttttatttgtattttgggTTCATTTGAGTGGCTTCAAAGTTGTTGGACGCTGTTTGCCACCATAGTGGTAGaatgatatacactcactggccactttattaggttaacacaaataactaatcagccaatcacacggccacaactcagtgcatttaggcatgtagaggtggtcaagacaccttgctgaagtgcagaccgagcatcagaacggggaagaaaggggatttaaggggctttgaacgtggcgtggttgttggtgccagacgggctggtctgagtatttcagaaactgctgatctgctgggattttcacacacaaccatctctagggtttacagagaacggtccgaaaaagaggaaatatccagtgagcggtcagttgtgtggatgaaaatgccttgttgatgtgagaggtcagaggagaatgggcagactggttccagatgatagaaaggcaacaggaactcaaataaccaaccagaatctctgaggaacgtttccaacaccttgttgaaagtctgacatgaagaattaagacagttctgaagccaaaagggggtccagccttttactagcaaggtgtacctaatgaagtggctggtgagtgtatgtcctGTGTGATTATCATTAAGCCCCTCGCCGGATGAATTGGCTGCATTAGagaatgaaaacagtaaaatgtggtTATTAATGTGAAGTAAGAATGCAGATGGAGGAACACTGATGTAGTTTAGTCCCTACAATTAAGTCAAATAGTGAATTAGAGAAAGAATTTGGGAGAAATAAATGTGAAAGTGAAATGTCACTTGCTGCGAATGTCCACTAGGTGGCAGCAGTGAGGTGGGAGTACAGGTACCTGTAGGTGCAGAGAGCGCAGGCTGTCCGGCAGAGGAAGAGGGATGTGGCCAATGTTGTTGTCAGTCAAGTAGAGGTAAAGCAGCCCAGTCATGTCCTAAAACACAGAGATACCGGCGTTACAGACGGACCGTCCTGTCTGTGAGCTGCTTCTCCTCCTCTCAGAGTAAACCAGTAAAACAGGCCCTCAAAAGGGTGTTAATATTGGAAGTTTCTTCCACCAAAAAGTAGCTCCACCACTGCTGTTATTCAGCAACCAGTGTTCAGCAGAAAGACTTGGGTAGGATgaacccccaaccccccccgcccccccctcAAAAAAAACCTATGAACCATTTAAAACGATCAgtataaacaatgtttttaacaTAGAGACTTTTCAGTGCATTTACCGAATGGATGGCTTTGCTGCAGCTGCTCTTTCATCGGGTTAAAGGAAAAATCAGGACTATGCACATACTATAGTTAAGTAAGTGATCATTAGTAGTTTttgagaaatttcacctccgcatttgacccatccgtgcagtgaaacaccagatacacactagggggcagtgagcacacttgcccagagcagcgGGCAgcctgggggttaggtgctttgctcaagggctctttagtcaTGCACTGTCAGCTCAGGAGAACGAACCgctgaccttctggtcacaaggctggttccccaacctccagcccaaaaCTGCCTCTATGCAGTGTATCTAG
This portion of the Pygocentrus nattereri isolate fPygNat1 chromosome 1, fPygNat1.pri, whole genome shotgun sequence genome encodes:
- the si:dkeyp-38g8.5 gene encoding myb/SANT-like DNA-binding domain-containing protein 4, whose translation is MDHALYVVQTPPEENDDMLINPDFTYKLSEAELVKFVRLRAANDALFTGKRNTSVIAWRAILKEMGIQRKMSTSQARKKWENLKKKYKEMKNPPPGVTVNPTNWQWFSLMDDAMEGRLKDSEAMVSTLSLGDETDFRPDRPRKRGRESYQSEIEFLVEGDESRLSGDRVDAGSDRDEMEQERALLESDRAALESERVVLEREKMVLDRERAGMERELASLDRDRASLEREKAAVERDRASVEHERAQLEKERAEMEKDRAKLERNRAALERQRGGVVGEQEGDRDDSGQESEKSAEAEMETASLERRQKFLDLFEKLIENF